A segment of the Nitrospirota bacterium genome:
ATTTATCAAAAACGATTTGGTTGCACAGCGTCGGGTTTCGCTTTGCTCTATCCGACCTACCAACTGTCCCCCGATCATTTTTTACCGCTAACCTTTAGCCAGTTCGTGTCGGCCTTCTTGATGTTACCGGGGATATCTCGACTCCATTTTTCATACGCCGTCTGGCTGCAATTCAGGTACAGCTTCCCGTCAACGATCTTCCATACTTCGGGATCGGTTATTGCTTTCCGTGACTCCGTCATGGCCCAGGCGCAATAACCGTCATATTGAGGAGCGTATTTCTCCGGACTGGCCGCAAACAGGTCCCGGTTCTCCTTGGTTGAGAAATACCAGGTCATGTCATGCCATTTGAAGGTAAATGACTCGCTGCCCTTCAGCGCTTTGCCATCCTTGAAATATGCGACGGTATCGTACCCCTTTATGGCCAGGTCATCGACCGGCGATTGTCCGGCGGCTGTACCGCCGAATCCAGTCACCAGGAGTGATACAAACGAGAAACTCATGAGAATTGCACCGGCTGTGTTCTGTAATTTCATGACCCTATACCTCCGTGTTTGTTGTGATTTGACCGTGTAAAGCATGATCCTTTACCGTACCCGGCCAGCCGGTTATTATCTAAACAGCCGCCCCTAAGTAAACGCCAAAATAACGTGAACAGAATATCATCGCCTTTCCCCTAAAACAAGGTGCATTTAAAACGCGCCAGGCGCATATTTCGCTTTTGCATGGTGATAAAAGGATAGATGCAAGTAAAAAGGCCCCTCGCTCGAGGGGCCTTTTGTGGAACTCATATCTCGTTATTCCCAGCCGTCTGCGACAACCTTCTGCGCTCTCTTATAAGGGAATTTTTCCATGAGCTTGTTGACAGGCAGCTTCTCATCTCCCGCTCTCATGAAATGGAGCAATGCCACCGATGCCCAGTAATCAGTATAATACTCCGTGCCCTCAAGCTGGACCGGCACGCCCTTTTCGTTCACCCGGTGGCAGGCGGTACAGGTAACGGGACCCGCGTATTTCCCATCGGGGCTGAACTGGAGCGCCTGCTGGTGGGACGTCTCATCGACGGCTCCTTGCGGGCCTTCATCACGGACCGGGTATAGCCCGTGGATCGATTCGTGGCAGGACTGGCAGGCCAGGGTGCCGTGGGCCTTCGAGTATCGGTAGAGCGAATACTTGTTCGGTTGATCGATGGGGAAGTAGTTCCCGCCTTCACTCTCGACAAAGGGCGCGAGGTGACAGTCGGCGCAATGCGGCTCACCCGCAGCCAGCCACCAGTCCTTGCCTGCTGATGCTCCGTCGTAAGGCACCGGATCGCCTTCCTTAGCATTCCAGGCGAGGAGCTTGAGCTTTCCGGCGCTGTCCTTGGACGCTTTGACGAGCGTCGCTCCCGTATGGTTTCCATAAAAGGAGGCAAGCGGATTTCCCTCTGCCCCGACGACGGGGTCGGCGAAGTAGGTTTTGAATTTTTTCTCATCGCCGCTGGCCACGGCCTTCACGACCTCCGCGAGCGGCTTGTTCCGCAGGGTCCTGCCCTGCTGGGTGGCAACATCACTGAGATCGTCGAAGTTATACAGCTCGTGGGCCAGGTGATTATGGCAATTGGAGCAGTACAGCCCCCTCATTTCCCTGACCGGCTTTCCCGTCTCGTCCTTCATGCTCACTTCCTTAAGATACCACTTCCCGATCCGGTTCAGGAAGAAGGGCGGTTTGACTGCGGGGTTCGTGTGCGCGTCCCTCCTCAGATAGCATCCGCCGCCGGCGATGCGCAGGTCGGAGTTCGTAAACCGGGGGTTTCCCTCCTTATCCAGGATCCAGTAGGGATTCGTTTCGTCGTTCATCGTTTTCTGCTGCCAGTGGGTCGGATGGCAGGCCTGGCAGCTCTGGGTCCTTCCCGCCTTGTCCGGCATGGGGATGAACGCGGCGTGGGCCGCGTGGATGGCCTCGGTCAGGGGCTTTGCCTTCACCGCCTTGTATCCGGTCGCCGTGGGCCGCGGCGACTGGAGGTTTCCGGATACATTGTCGCCGTGGCAGTCTGCGCAGTTCACCGGCCCCACGGAGCCGAGCCGGTTGAAGGCCACGTCGGGATTATACTCCTTGAGCAGGGCCGTTCCGTTGTGCTTGTCGTGCAATTCAAGCACATTGATGGACGATTCGGAAAGCCGGGCCATGAACTCCGATACGTCGGGATAGTTCTTCTTCCAGTAGGCATACTCCTTATCGAACAGGGTCAGGCCTTCCTGCCGGGACATCCTCGCCGCCTTTCCCTCCCGCGAGTGGCAGTCGTAGCAGTTCGGAAGATCGACGGGGTTGGTGCCGAAGAATTCTATCGGCTTGCCATTGACCATGACGGGCTTGCCGTCCTTGTCGCCGAGCCGGACCACCGAGTATTGAAAGGGCTGGAAGTCTTTGTGCGAGACAGTGCGAATGGTCCCTTTCCTCGCGCTGTCGTTGAACGCCGTCAGGGGGAGCCCCAGCGCGTCCCACAGATAGGACGCCGTGAGCGTAAGCTGTATGTTCCTGACGTCCGGGATCAGGGAATCGGTAAAGACCTTGTTCCCGCCCGTGCCTCCCGCATAGGCCAGGGAGCCGCCCGCGAGGCTCTTTCCGGTGGGGCCCGCGTCCGTCGGGACCTGGATCTGTTTTCCGACGAACAGACGTTTTGCATCCGACCAGTCGGGAGGGATCGTACCTTCGAGGTCCTTGTATATGAAAAGGTGAGTCCAGACGTAGTTTGCCATGGAATCGCCTGGATCGTCCATCCTCCCGTTTCCGTACACGTCCTTCGGCACCTGCCAGTACCGCATCTTATTGCCTTCGCTGTAGCTATTGTCCCTGATCGAGTAAGCGAGCGATATGCCGTCATCCGGGGACAGAAGACGGGGCCGTTCTCCCCGCGCGCCGGTCCTGACGGCCTGGGCCTGAATGCTGTTGTAAGGAGGGATGACGCAGCAATAGGAGATGTCGAAGCCGACACAGTGCATGCCGAGCTCGTAATTGATGAATATGGCGTAGGGGTCCCGCGGGTCGTAGAGCGTTACGGCCTTACCCGAGCTGTCTTCGGCTGAAACATGCTTCAATTCCGTCAGCGTAAACCGCGGGGCCTTGTCAAGGGAGCCCGCCGGGTCCGATGCGGCGAAAGGCGGATGACAGATAAGAATGGCGGCAAGCGATAAAAACAACAATGCACTCCTCGTAGTCGCTTTCGTTTTCATGGCTACTCCTCCTTGTAAATAAGGCTTGAAGATACATGAGGTATTGTTGACATCAGGACCGGCGCTCTGATAGAGTTTTGCTGATAACTGGTGAGGGCGAGAGCAGGAACAGCTGCGCCGCGCTTCTCCCCTCCGCTTTAAGCATCATCGAACTGAGCAATTACTGAGCAATTATAGTATAGCAAATCGATCGTCACCGGAGGCGGGTAGAAGTTAACTATTCTCCGTGTGGAGCGACAGCCGGCGAGACTGCAGGTTGGGTAGAACGAAGTGAAGCGCATCATGTCCCGGAAAATGATATGATTGCATTGCATCGGGTTTCGCCTTGCTCTGTCCGACCTATCGACTGAAAGGTACATTCACAGCAGGCCGGATTAGTTCAGAGATGTATTGAGAACACGTGGGGATGTAGCAGCCCTGCTCTTCTACTCCTACTTCTTTTTTCGTTTTTTTTCCGCTGCGGGTTCTATTCCTCTCCGCCCTTTTTCGCGTAAGGATCGCCCAGGCCGAGATCCGCTCCGTTCACTCCCAGATGCTGGGCGATAGCATCTACTTTTCTTTCGACTGCCAGCAGCCGCTCCAAGAGAGTGTCGATCTCCTTGTGCATTTTCTCATTCTTATCTATTTCCGGCAGGCCTTCTTCCATATTCCCTTGTTCCCTCCTTGATCCTGAAAGAACGATCTTCTTTCACCGATCGGTTCGATCTGGCATGATGAACGGCTGAACGGATGCCGGCACGCTGCCTTGCATTGGCTTGCCCAATTGTTCCGGACTTAAAATTACTATAGCAAAGAATTGCACTACCGGTTGGAAAAGAATGACTGGGTATTCCATGGCACATGCTGAAGAGCGACAGGGTGCGAACAGAGCGGGTGTCGATCTCATGCACGTTCCGATGCTCTTTACGATGGTGCTCGCGTAGGGTCCTGGCCTGGACGGGCAGGTTGTTCCGGTCTCAAAACAAAACCCTCACGGGAAATCCCGTGAGGGTTGTTTGCTTCCGGATAATGACAGCTTACTTCTTGTGGCACTTTGCACAAGCGGCCGCGTCCTTCACGCCGAACGCCTTGGTCCCGTTGTGGCATGCGCCGCAGGCCTTGCCGGCCTCCATGTCCTTCATGGTCATCACGGTGGAACCCTTCTTCATCTTGAAGAGGGCCGGATGACACTCGCCGCACTTCAAAGCCTTATGAGCATCTCCGCTGAACACAACCTTGCCGGCTCCTTTGCCGTCAAAGTCCAGGCTTTTGCCCGGGCCGACCGCAAGCGCCGTGCCTGCTACCGCGAACATCACGATCAGAACAAGAACGATAACTTTTTTCATTCAGTATTTCACCTCCTTTCATTCGAAATTTATGCTCGCCGGAGCGAGGATGATCCCAGTGCTGCGAACGTCCGTACGGGTCCCGGAGAGTGATTCTCGAAATGCTGACATCAAAGGTAATCGAAAAACTGCCGGGTGTCAAGGCAGGGCAGCAGAAAAAAGTGCGGGGCCGGATAATGAGAATGTTATAATCAGCAACAAAGTGCTACTCTCCGGAAGAATAAAAAAGCCCTCATGACAATGCATGAGGGCTTCTACTACCGGATAATGACATCTTCCTTCTTACTTCTTGTGGCACTTTGCACAGCTGGCTGCGTCCTTGGCGCTGAACGCCTTGGTGCCGTTGTGGCAGGCACCGCAGAACTTGCCTTCGTTGATGGCCGCCATCGTGATGGTGTCGGCGCCCTTCTTCATCTTGAAGAGACCGGACTGATGACAATCGGCGCACTTGAGGCCCTTGTCTGCATGGACCTTGCCGTCGAACACCACCTTGCCTGCTCCCTTTGCCTCGAACTCCACGGTCTTGCCGGCCGGAACTGCGAACGCCGAAACGGAAAGAGCCAGGGTCACGGCAACTGCAACTGCTACGACGATAAGCTTTTTCATTCTAGGATTCACCTCCTTTCATCAAGGTAATGCATACTGCCTATTTGACACCCCGGTTCCGACAAGGTTGACACCTCATCACGGGGGGAAAAACCTACAGAAACGCCTTGGGGTTCCGGTACTCGTGGCAGGCGACGCAGTCCTTCTTGGCCGAGGCCTCGGTCACCTTCCAGAGATGCGGCTTGTGGCAGTCCTTGCACTGCATGTCCATGCCCAGGTGAACCTTGTGCTTGCCGACCTTCGGCACATTCGAGTGGCACTTCAGACAGTCCTCGCTCTTCGGCTTCACCTTGCCCGGCGTGTGCGGCTTGTGGCACTCGTAGCAGTAGAACTGCATGGGTGAAGTGTCGGTGACCTGGATCTTGACCGCCTTCTTGATCACCGCGGAGTTCGGCGGGAAGAAGCGGACGTCCATGGTGCCGTCGGCGATGAGCTCCTTCCGGATCGCCTCGCTCTCGCTGTGGCAGTAGAGGCATTTCTTCCGTCCGGGTCTGAGGTCCCGTGTCCGGTCCGTGTGGCAGTTGATGCAGGCAAGGCCGCCCATGCCCTCTCCGTGCACCTGCTTGTCCTTGTGGCACTTGTTGCAGAACTTCTCGGTCGGGAGGAAGCGATGCAGCCCTGACTTGTCCGACTTCACCTCGCCGTGGCATTCGGTGCACTCGATCTGCTCCATGTACACGTGCTTGGCATGGAAGAGCGACTTGTTGATGCGCGTGGCCTTTCCTTCGGTATGGCACTGGTTGCAGTATTTCTGGCTCACGAGGATCTGACCATGCCGCTCGGGCACCTTGTTGGGACGGTGCAGCACGAAGCTGATCAGCAGCTGGTTCTGTTCCGGGATCGTGAGATGATGACAATCATGACAATTGAGCTGTTTATGTTCGCTCTGGGACCAGCTGTCGTAGGCCGACTGCATCAGATGGCAGCCGACGCAGAA
Coding sequences within it:
- a CDS encoding cytochrome c3 family protein is translated as MKKLIVVAVAVAVTLALSVSAFAVPAGKTVEFEAKGAGKVVFDGKVHADKGLKCADCHQSGLFKMKKGADTITMAAINEGKFCGACHNGTKAFSAKDAASCAKCHKK
- a CDS encoding YHS domain-containing (seleno)protein; protein product: MKLQNTAGAILMSFSFVSLLVTGFGGTAAGQSPVDDLAIKGYDTVAYFKDGKALKGSESFTFKWHDMTWYFSTKENRDLFAASPEKYAPQYDGYCAWAMTESRKAITDPEVWKIVDGKLYLNCSQTAYEKWSRDIPGNIKKADTNWLKVSGKK
- a CDS encoding cytochrome c3 family protein, with the protein product MKKVIVLVLIVMFAVAGTALAVGPGKSLDFDGKGAGKVVFSGDAHKALKCGECHPALFKMKKGSTVMTMKDMEAGKACGACHNGTKAFGVKDAAACAKCHKK
- a CDS encoding NapC/NirT family cytochrome c, translated to MSWVAEKLNDLKNRLKEPISLKAKLLIIALILIIVTGGGFISYKFYDFTQNNPKFCVGCHLMQSAYDSWSQSEHKQLNCHDCHHLTIPEQNQLLISFVLHRPNKVPERHGQILVSQKYCNQCHTEGKATRINKSLFHAKHVYMEQIECTECHGEVKSDKSGLHRFLPTEKFCNKCHKDKQVHGEGMGGLACINCHTDRTRDLRPGRKKCLYCHSESEAIRKELIADGTMDVRFFPPNSAVIKKAVKIQVTDTSPMQFYCYECHKPHTPGKVKPKSEDCLKCHSNVPKVGKHKVHLGMDMQCKDCHKPHLWKVTEASAKKDCVACHEYRNPKAFL